The DNA window CTTAAAAATAGGGTTGACTAAAATTACCAACTaattgaatcaataaaaaaattcaatataaaacttgttgaaaaaaccaaaccaatatATCAAATCAAGAAATCCAAGtagaaaactttttttaaaaaaaccgaatcgaaatcAAATTAGATCGGAATGAAagaaaccaaattaatttttaatgattggattagattttttaatccaCATCCTACCATTCTCTAAAAATCCACAAGTGAAAATAGAGACCACACAAAATGGAGCCTAAACATTGACGAGGAAGTATTTTACTGGTAAGAGTTGCGAAGAAAAGTTATAATCATGTTTAGTGTCTAATTTAACAACTAATCACTCTCATTGTCGTATGAATTGGGTTTGGCAAAAGAGAGAATTTCCTGTCCTTTTTGGTAAACCTCAACAAGCTGGCATTTCCGACCTTAAAATGGAAATATAACTAAATCAAGGGCTATAAAATGAGGATAATAATGTAATTTGAATCCCGATGGCATTCAagtaatatttgtttaaaaccAGGGCTAATAATCTAATACATCCTCTATAAATATAGACTAACCCCACCTCCTATTCATTCTCTACTCTCTTCTCTTCAAttctattctctctctctctcttctcaacTCTCTGCTTTCTCTCCCTATACGAAGCCATAAATTGCTGGCCTCGTAGAGAAGCCAGAGATTCTGGCAACTGCCCTCCCTGTTCCCCTCTCCTCTTTTACGCcaccttttaactttttttaccCTGGTGGGTCCCAACATCATTTTTACTGTCtacggtttttttatttttaccgcAAATAAGGGGAGTTACTTTCGGGGAGTCGCTGACGTGGCATGCATCGAAACGACAGACATGAATACAAAAACGATGCGTCTTCCACCACGTCGCGTTTTGACGCCAAGCAAGCGCAAAGAGAGAGAGGGCCCTGATACTCTCAAACCGTCAACACCCACAAAATTAACCAAGCCGGCTTCGCCCCGAGCCAGCTCCGAAAAAGGCTTGGACTCGGCCTCCTCTAACCAGCTCCTGGCCGGCTATTTAGCTCACGAGTACCTCACCAAGGGTACCCTCTTCGGTCAACCTTGGGAACCGGCTCGAGCAGAGTCCGTGCCAGTCTCGGGTGTGGACTCAGTCGGGGTCGTCAAGCCGGCCCGTAAAGCCGAGTCCGAGCCGAATAAAGATAATTATGAGAGGTACGTGGAGGTATCACGTTTGTTGAAGATAGGTGGGCCCAACATACCAGATATTATCAACCCTACCCAGCTCGCACGGTTCCTCCAGATGTAAGCGTGTGAGGAAAGGCGGTTCACCACGTGTTCCCGTTTTGCTCTTCCTTGACACTCAGGGAAAAAGAGATCATTTTAAATCCGGGAGGAAAATTGAGATTCTCAAGTGGTGGCGCCGCGGCGGATGCGGCGCCGGGTGCGGTGGCgaatagagagaaaagagatttacttttaatttaatttaatctctgCTGATTAGATAGAACCGGGTAGCATCTTGTACTGTTGTTCATATATGTGTAAGCATCCATGTTAGCTTTAGAAGCTTAGAAATTGTAGATCTCGACCATGCTagtgtataaaaaaacatgaatgaaagaggacttgtttttttttcttgatcttccaatTTCATCCCCGGTAGGAAGTTATTTTTGCAATAACACCCgtgataaaattgaatattaacaaattaaaagggtGGAATTCTCCATTTTTGATGAACAAATTCAATCGACATGTAACATCAAGGTGACCTCCATCTTTTTTCATCGTTTAATTGTTTACAAATTACTCCTTACagctaataataatatatatggaTAGTTGATAACTTAGTCACACCTTATCTGTGAAACGTGAAAAGACACCACTAATTCATTGCTGGGACTTGTATTAATTTCgactttgaattttattgccccttcaattttttcatggGAAAATTATgagaaacaatttaaaaagctgTTTATTATGATGTTAAGAAGCGTTTGTtgctgttttttaaagtattttttacttataaatatattaaaataatattttttttaaaaaaattatttttaacattaacacattaaaataatttgaaaatactaaaaaaatattaatttaaattaaaaaaattaatttttttttaaaatatttttaaaacataaaaacaaactatactaaattaattaagaatctagttggttgttaaaaaaaaataaaacgaaatTGGTATTGTGATTTCTTATTTGTCTAACCACTAATTGCTATAGTAATTATGGGTTGGGTTGATTAACCCACGAGTTGGATGGtcaatttaaatttactttaaaacaatggattttttagaattaaataaaacaaaagcgacattttttttaacatacattaaaaaatttagattgattTATCCTTGTCTCGCCCAAATAGCTGATTGATCTGCAAATCCCATCTCAGCTAAATTCTGAATCAAAGGATCACTACGTCAACTTGTCATATCAGGttagttttataaatattaaataaaaaaattaaaatatatgggCCGAATATTATGAAGCCGACATACACAAAACATACTGTATTTTTTGATAactcattttgatttttaaaattttattttgagcgACTTCATCTTTATTGAAAGccaattaatttagattttttagataatggtaaaattagaataatatatatcaaaattaaaaatgcacCAAACATAGAGGACAGCGTGCCAGAGATCATATGAAAAATACTTAAgttttcaaactttaaaaataacacaaattatataatttaggtCCCTTAAAATCCTAACAAAATCagttttggtataaaaatttatttgtattgtttttcaaGGTTGGAAAtaggagaaagagaagagacGCTAGATTCCAGCGATGAGAAAAAAAGTCATCATTCAAGCCATTTTTGCcaccaaaatgatttttttttatgttcacgAGTTACATGAGACGAGAGGAGTTCGATGGTGGTTGTTTAGACTTATAATGTTGCTTGAAAACACAAATACAAGTCGGTGAAAATAAATCTGACTCggtttgatttcatgttttttgacTCTTTTTTGGGTATTTTGAGTTGATGGTTTGATCTGTGGCTGTTCAAATGGTGTTAATGaagtgtttttgaattaaaatggtttgaaaattaggtttttggACAAAAAAGGCATTGCTCTAATTTTCGAGCCATCATTGTGGTGGGCAGAATCTAGACTTGTAGATGATATATCATCCGCATATATTTTTTCCATGATAAACAGGGTCGGATGACAGGTCATCTTcctctttaaaatattaaaaaaatagaaacaagacCAAGCGTGCGAGCTTGGGCGTTAAGGCCCACCCACTCGTGCGGAGCCATGGCCAACATGTCTACGttgtttttttgctcttttttttttaatatacatattaggtgtaaatttaagataaaaaattattctaccTGGTTCAGTTCATGACTCGAGTTACATGCTTGATAAGTTAAGCTACAATACtcggattattatttttttattttcctttttttattgatacattttttgtaaaataatttataattttatgttttgattgatATCGTtccttcgtaatttttttttttttatgtttatagatatagatatataatttttttgcgaGAAAACAATACCTAACCTATGACATAGCATGGATCGAGTAGCTAGTATTAATAATCAGCGGCCGCGaggaaaaaaaacgaagaaaacATAGATAACAACGGCGCATGTGAAATTTGTGGTtgaattgatatcaattttcTACTTGTTGAAATCAGCCAAGCAGACCCGCGTTAAACTCAAATTTACAGCAGTAGATTCGCTGGTTACGTAggcaactgaaaaaaaatagagaggtAATTTCTCGATTGGTGTGTTTTTATCTTTCCTGCCTgttaaatggattttttttatatatatttttatggaaaTTCTATAGGACTTAGCCCAGCCTTtcatttattcaaataatgttCGAgtcaattaaaactaaattgttttgtttttttaaaactataaaaataatattattttagagttttttaaaatcaaattcagTTTTAAATTGATAGCGGGTCATTTGAACTAAGAggataagattaaaaattagTCTTGCTAAGAGGTGatctagtggtaagagcttgagacTAAAGGGTTTGCTccccatgtggttgctaatatgatggctactggaggcttacatggtcattaacttcaaggcctATGGGAATAGTCGAGacgcgcgcaagctgacccggacacccacgttaatctaaaaaaaaaaattagtcttgCAAGAAGTTCATTTTCATCCCTCAACaatcttttcaagtttttatattttatttttatgacgTTTTAGTTCTTTTTGGAGATTTTGGTCCTCTAATTTTATGGCATGtacaatttaatccttaaatcTAAAAGCTTTGTTGCAACCAAAGCCCTACACGCAAATACTCATCCTAATAAgtgataaataaatcaaattttaggtTACATTCACCTACACTATCTCTCTCTCCCATTCCCTCTATGTGttcggagaaaaaaaaaaaaaaatgcttgccCTTTCCGTCTCTTTGTTTAGTAAATGGCGAATCTAATTTATTCAGATCTGATGGATTGCAATGTTACAGATGAACTCTTCACGGCGGCACTATCCAATCTGAAGgtgcataaaaacaaataatcaccTTCGCGCCGCCACGCTCAAGCAGTGTGGCCTCCATGCCATGTGGTCTTCATGTTGTCTGGGCTAGGCCCGAGTGGCGTGCTGCCCTTCATGCCGCATGAGCCGAATAGACTAGTGACAAATCTGGT is part of the Populus trichocarpa isolate Nisqually-1 chromosome 2, P.trichocarpa_v4.1, whole genome shotgun sequence genome and encodes:
- the LOC7461503 gene encoding uncharacterized protein LOC7461503, whose amino-acid sequence is MNTKTMRLPPRRVLTPSKRKEREGPDTLKPSTPTKLTKPASPRASSEKGLDSASSNQLLAGYLAHEYLTKGTLFGQPWEPARAESVPVSGVDSVGVVKPARKAESEPNKDNYERYVEVSRLLKIGGPNIPDIINPTQLARFLQM